A region of the Haematobia irritans isolate KBUSLIRL chromosome 5, ASM5000362v1, whole genome shotgun sequence genome:
ataattacgaatcgatatggactttttgcacggtacgtagagagccagaattgaaatatgggggctatatacaattatgaacttgatatggaccaattattgtgtgataggaaatcgatttatctgagggatatatataactatagaccgatatggacctagttaggcatggttgttaacgaccatatactaccacaatgtaccaaatttcaacagactcggatgaaatttgctcctccaagaggctccaaaaccaaatctcgggatcggtttatatgggggctatatatgattatggactgatatggaccacttttggcatggttgttaaatatcatatacgatcaccacgtaccaaatttcaagcagatcgtatgaattttgcttctccaaaaggcaccggaggtcaaatctgtggatcggtttatatgggagctatatataattatgggctgataggaaccaattcctgcatggttgttggataccatatactaacatcacgtaccaaatttcaaccgaatgggaagaattttgctcttccaaggggctccggagttcaaatctggtgatcggtttatatgggggctatatataattatgaaccgaagtggaccaatttttgtatggttgttagagaccctatactaacaccatgtaccaaatttcagccggatcggatgaaaattgcttctcttagaggccttgcaggccaaatcgggggatcggtttatatgggggctatatataattatgaaccgatgtggaccaatttttgtatggttgttagagaccctatactaacaccatgtaccaaatgtcagccggatcggatgaaatttacttctcttagaggcctcgcaggccaaatcggggggtcggtttatatgggggctatatataattatggaccgatatggacgaatttttgcatggttgttagagaccatatactaacaccatgtaccaaatatagccggatcggatgaaatttgcttctcttagaggcctcgcaagccaaatcgggggatcggtttatatgggggcttccaccataggatgggatggatatgaagaagaaaaaagggctatatataattatgcaccgatatggaccaatttttgcatggttgttagagactatatactaacaccatgtaccaaatttcagccgaatcggatgaaatttacttctcttagaggcctcgcaaaccaaatgtgggggtccgtttatatgggggctatacgtaaaagtggaccgatatggcccatttgcaataccatccgacctacatcaataacaactacttgtgccaagtttcaagtcgatagcttgtttcgttcgtaagttagtgtgatttcaacagacggacggaagggcagacggacatgcttagatcgactcagaatttcacaacgacccagaatatatatactttttggggtcttagagcaatatttcgatgtgttacaaacggaatgacaaagttaatataccccccatcctatggtggagggtataaaaagtgttgttccaccaagacaacgcaccgtgccacaagtcattgagaacgatggcaaaaattcatgaattgggtttcgaattgcctccccacccaccgtattctccagatctggcccccagcgactttttcttgttctcagacctcaaaaggatgctcgctgggaaaaaatttggctgcaatgaataggtgatcaccgaaactgaggcctgttttgaggcaaagccgaaggagtactaccaaaatggtatcaaaaaattggaaggtcgttattatCGTTGTATCGCCTttgaaaggaactatgttgaataataaaaacgaattttgacaaaaaatttgtgtttttctttgttagaccgggcacttatcagccaacctgttattatatTACGGAATACGAAATTATGATCCTCAATTCCAGTTTGATCGAATCGAAAGAGCAGGTTATGCATCTAAAAGCTATGATGTCTATACCAAAGATGGTTATGGTATAAGAATATTTCGTCTAAGGAATTCTTCTTCATCATGGGAAGATGCCGCTCAAATCTCAACACGACCTATTGTATTGTTAATGCATGGCATGACAACTTCTGCAGATTGTTGGATTTTAGAGAGTTTAACACATCCTTTGGCTTATGATTTGGTCAATAGTGGCTATGATGTGTGGCTGGGTAATACCCGTGGAAATACTTATGGCCAGATGCACTTACATATGTCCTCGTATGATAGAGAATTTTGGAGATTTTCGCTTCATGAAGTGGGTACCATTGATTTGCCACATATCATGGATTTTATTTTGACTGAAACACAAGCAGACTCTCTGCATTATGTGGGTCACTCACAGGGTACTACAATTGCTTTAATCTTACTCTCTACGAATGGTGAATATAATCGCAAATTTAAATCCATAACAATGTTGGCTCCCAGTGCTAATTTGACTTTTGTTACAACACCTTTAAGGTATATTTCACCCATCATGGGTAGACCATTATATTCGACTTTTGAAGATTGGGCCCTATTTAGGCCAATGATTGTTCGTAAATTACTGGGAATGGAGAGATGTCGTAGAGTTGGAGCAACTTCAAAATATTGTTCattttttgtatacaatttttttggtggataCTCAGCCTACATTAATAGGGTAAATTTCTCTATAAGCCAGATGGTGACATCTTtaatactaaaattgtgttttcttttttcttttattttagtcTATGCTCCCAGAAATATACGACACTCATCCAGCCACATGTTCAATTCGTCAAATATTGCATTATGCTCAAATTCATCAGAGTCGAATGTTTCGTCAATATGATTTTGGTCCCGAAGGAAATCTCTTACATTACAATCACTCTATCCCTCCGGAATAtaatttgagaaatttaaatCTCAGATTtcctatacatttattttatagcaGAGATGATCAGTTGTCAGCACTAAAAGATGTTGAAATACTTGCAGAGATATTGGGAAATAGTAGCATAAGTCATTTTATTGATTTGAAACATTTTGCCCATATCGATTTTATTTGGGCCTCAAATATAAGGGAAGTTATAAATCGTCCAGTATTGACTATAATTCGTAATGTGGAAAAAGAAttggaaaaaatctaaaattaattTGCACTTGGAGATTACCTTTAGGTAATAGCAAAAGTTCGCAATTTTTCTGAATGACTGtaaattgtgatttttattttgtgaagaAATGAGTACATTTGTTATCGCAAATAAATATAGAGATTTTAAGAAAGCAgtgtttaatggaaaattttgagtaaatgaaAAAGACATGCTTCCGAAATGAAATATAATCTTCTGAATTTACACGataccatagaccaaggaaggtatagatgtGTTATGTGaagtcacagcgctgtagtttgtctgcacaacgtaacaggttggctgataagtccccggtctgacacatagatggcgtcgctagtattaaatgcatattatttttatatagtaccaaccttcaaatgattcgtgtcaaaatttgacgtctgcaagtcaattagtttgtgagatagaagcaacttttgttattgtgaaaaaaatggaaaaaaggaatttagtgttttgataaaatactgttttctgaagggaaaaaatacggtggaagcaaaggcttggcttaataatgagtttccggactctgccccagggaaatcaacaataattgattggtatgcaaaattcaagcgtggagaaatgagcacggaggacggtgaacgcagtggacgcccgaaaaaggtggttaccgacgaaaacatccaaaaaattcacaaaatgattttgaatgacctaagatgaagttgatcgagatcgcagaggccttaaagatatcaaaggaacgtgttggtcatatcattaatcaatatttggatatgcggaagctcgtgcaaaatgggtgccgcgcgagctcacatttgaccaaaaacaacaacgtgtttatgattctgagcggtggttgcagctgttaactcgtaatacacccgagtttttccgtcgatatgtgacaatggatgaaacatggctccttcactacactcttgagtccaatcgacagtcggacagcgaccggtgaaccgtctccgaagcgtggaaagactcaaaagtccactggcaaagtaatggcctccgttttttgggatgcgcattttaataatttgtaccattttattaattcttacactgtttttaacttattagaaacaaaaaaagttaaaattactcattagAAATATgaacaagaatatacggccgtaagttcggccaggccgaattttatgtaccctccaccacggattgcgtagaaacttctacgaaagactgtcatccacaaatttcaacccacatggttgttaaatatcatatactaccaccacgtaccaaatttcaaccagatcggatgaattttgcttctccaaaaggcaccggaggtcaaatctgggtatcggtttatatgggagctatatattattatggactgagaggaaccaattcctgcatggttgttggataccctatactaacattacgtaccaagtttaaaccgaatgggaagaattttgctcttccaaggtgctccggaggtcaactctggggatcggtttatatggcacctatatataattatggaccgatatcgaccaatttttgcatgagtgtttgaggccatatattaacatcacgtaccaaatttcaactgaatcagatgaattttggtcttccaagaggctccggaggtcaaatctggtgatcggtttatatgggggctatatataattatggaccgatatggaccaatttttgcatggttgttagagaccatatactaacgccatgtaccaaatttcagccggatcggatgaaaattgttgctcttagagggtttgcaagccaaatcgggggatcggtttatatgggggctatatatatttatggaccgatatggaccaatttttgcatggttgttagagaccatataataacaccatgtaccaaatttcagcccgatcggatgaaatttgcttctcttagaggcctcgcaagccaaatttgggggtccgtttatatgggggctatacgtaaaagtggaccgatatggcccattttcaataccatccgacctagattaataacaactacttgtgccaagtttcaagtcgatagcttgtttcgttcggaagttagcgtgatttcaacagacggacggacggacggacatgctcagatcgactcagaatttcaccacgacccagaatatatatactttatggggtcttagatcaatatttcgatgtgttacaaacggaatgacaaagttaatataccccccatcctatggtggagggtataaaaagtctacagtcatgcacggcgtgctcatttcaaaacgattcgttcatgaaagtgaatcaacacacaaactgtgtcaaactgagaacaggcggtgtcaatctgaccacaataaaatgacaccatgcgtagtCAAAACAATAACCAGCGtttatgatctgaaaacgttatggttacgactttataaacaaaattaaaaaacgatTTCCGCtggcgtgactcgaacctgtgttttctgcaccatacgcgttaacagtcgccttagcacattgcaccaccaagggagttgccataacagcgtctaacgattattttaagacatttcatggccaaagaaaaacgaatgccgttcatgaaatcctcAACGCCCGtgaacgaaattgtgaacattttgattttttgtgaacgtttccgcttcattttgtcaccgtccgttcacaactatggaacgtaattttttctattagtacagttatagaacatttgattaaaaaaatcctCTGTAGATAAACTATATTAAAACACATCTTTGTGAGAACAttgttggaagtgcttttaaagtcgtgcgtttagaagaacttccaaattttttttgttgggttctTCTCCCTGTGGTGGTCTCCTTTAAAGTCGCTCAAGAACTGCCATTTATTCGTCTTCCTTGAAGTTATTTAAAACATCCAACCAGAGGACATTTCTAAAtccaaattgaaaatcttgaaCCATCTTATGTTCCCTCACAGACGATGTTTTTGGCTATACAACATTCTCGAAAAAATCTTATCAACCGAAGATAACAGCGCAGTAGGTTTGTAATCAGCGCTATTCTTGATTCCTGTTCCCTTTGGAATGGTGattattttggcaatttttaaaGCTTTTGGGTATGGGAAAGTAGTTATGATGGAGAAGTTAACTGATCAtctgatatatttttaaaaccgAAAATATGTGGTCAGCAACAAAAGCGTTGCtacaaaagtaatgaaaatggacatccgtcctatgacaagcccatgtaaaattcatcgattctgtgccaattttgcaccacttccggcgacgctttttttgctgggtaccaaATCTGATTTCATGATGTttagggtgtgccgaatatttCTGGCGTCGGTTCACTTTCGTGAACGGGAGTAGTTGGAATGCGAACAATAGAGTTGGACCGAAGAATTGGCTTTGGCATAGGGTTATAAATCGGCGCTATGACGCCAATTAATCGAAGCCGAatctttctttttgaaattGCTCGCTAGATTCCGCAATAAGAACTACGACATTTATTGTACTTTAAAATTGCGGCAAATTACATTCGTTCAAACTTGTAATTCCAAGAAATCATATATCCGAGTTtgaagctttgaaacgctcagaaattctgtcaacattaccGAGAGCAGATTACCCACcactacactgaaacaaaagcTTACACAGTATGACGACAAGATATCTTTAAGcttacgataatattttttatgtctaaaattaggaaaaagctttataaatacataataaattactagcaaattaatattttactttaattttaattaattttaatgactTACATTAACAATATATTAGCTCGACATACCTGAAAGTAAAAgataatatataatttataaaagatattttaaaatgtacattataaaaattctaa
Encoded here:
- the LOC142241225 gene encoding lipase 3-like; translated protein: MDSIKNRSVILNSLLIIPILIIVVQLQYPPEPNTKTIFDRIERAGYASKSYDVYTKDGYGIRIFRLRNSSSSWEDAAQISTRPIVLLMHGMTTSADCWILESLTHPLAYDLVNSGYDVWLGNTRGNTYGQMHLHMSSYDREFWRFSLHEVGTIDLPHIMDFILTETQADSLHYVGHSQGTTIALILLSTNGEYNRKFKSITMLAPSANLTFVTTPLRYISPIMGRPLYSTFEDWALFRPMIVRKLLGMERCRRVGATSKYCSFFVYNFFGGYSAYINRSMLPEIYDTHPATCSIRQILHYAQIHQSRMFRQYDFGPEGNLLHYNHSIPPEYNLRNLNLRFPIHLFYSRDDQLSALKDVEILAEILGNSSISHFIDLKHFAHIDFIWASNIREVINRPVLTIIRNVEKELEKI